The DNA region GGTTGATAAAGATGGCCAGCAAGGCAGGTTAAATGTAGGTGTCCGAGCGTACGATCCTAAAAATATTAATTCGACCGAAGGTGATATCAGGATCATTGATCCGCAGGGTAAGGTTATTCAGCAATCAAAATATAACCTATCATCTACAGCAGGGCAATCGTCTATCGGCTCATTTACGGTGAAAAAGCTGCAATTATGGTCGCCAGATCATCCGGTGTTATATACCGTTGAGGTTACTGCGCGTGCCAATGGTAGTACTTTCACCCAAAGAGAAAAAATAGGGTTCCGGAATTTTGAATTTGTGGATCATGGGCCATTTATGCTGAATGGTAAGCGCTTGTTATTAAGGGGCACCCATCGGCATGAAGATCAGGCTGGTGTTGGCGCCGCCATGACAGAGGGCATGATCAGGCAGGAAATGCAGCTGATGAAAGATATGGGCGTAAATTTTATTCGCCTGGGGCATTACCAGCAATCGCGTATTGTACTTAATCTGTGCGATAGCCTGGGAATTTTAGTCTGGGAAGAAGAGCCCTGGTGCCGCGGTGGTTTAGGGGGCGAGGTTTACAAGAACCAGGCCCGGCAAATGCTCACCAACATGATTGAGCAGCATTATAATCATCCGGCTATAATTTTATGGGGGCTTGGGAACGAGAACGATTGGGAGGGAGATTTTCCAGAGTTTGATAAAGCAAAGATCAGGGCCTTTATGAGCGAGCAAAATGATCTTGTCCACAGGCTCGACCCGTCCCGTAAAACCACTATTCGTCGCTGTGATTTTTGCAAGGATATTGTTGATGTGTATTCGCCCTCTATATGGGCTGGCTGGTACCGCGGTACTTATAACGAATATAAGCAAACCACCCTTGATGAATTTAATAAAGTAAATCACTTTTTTCATGCAGAGTGGGGAGGAGATAGCCATGCTTTGCGCCATTCTGAAGATCCGGACAAGGCATTTGTAAATATTAAAACAGGGGGAGGGGCCGATGAACGTGCAGGCGATGCGTCACTCTCGGGCGGAGATTCAAGGGTTTCAAAAGATGGCGACTGGAGCGAAAGCTATATCTGCAACTTGTTCGACTGGCATTTAAAAGAGCAGGAAACAATGCCCTGGCTCACCGGTTCGGCCTTTTGGGTATTCAAAGATTTTGCTACACCATTACGGCCTGATAATCCGATACCGTATATGAACCAAAAGGGAGTTCTGGAACGGGATATGACCAAAAAGGAATCTTATTACGTTTTCCAGTCGTATTGGACAGCCAAACCAATGGCACATATTTACGGGCACACCTGGCCTGTGCGATGGGGAAACGACGGAGAGCAAAAAGTGGTTAAAGTATATTCGAACTGTGAAACCGCCGAGCTTTTTTTGAATGGCAAAAGCTATGGTATAAAAAAGAGAAACAGCCAGGATTTTCCGGCAGCGGGCCTGCGCTGGGTAGTGACCTTCAAAAAAGGAAGCAATAATATCCGCGTAGTAGCTAAAAAAGGAAAAGTTATAGTAACCGACGAAATTACCCAGGCTTATCAAACCGACAAATGGGATAAACCCGCTAAACTGATAGTTGAGAAAACCGCCGATGAAAACGGTTTTGCCACCGTACAGGTTAAAGTTTTGGATAAAAATGGGATCCAATGCCTCGATGCTGTTAACTGGATCAGTTTTTCCTTAAGCGGAGACGGCATCTTACAGGATGATCTGGGCACATCAAGCGGGGCAAGAAAAGTGCAGGCTTATAACGGTCGCGTTATTATAAAAGTGCAAACCCAAAACGGCAAAAGTGTTGTTGGTGTACAATCGCCGGGATTACAAACCGTATTTATAAATCTCTGAGTTATGCATCAGCTTAAAAGGTATTTAGTTTTTGCAGGTTTAATAAGCGCTAAACTTGCTACTGCTCAAACACAAAGCAATAGTGCTGCTTTAAAACTCTGGTATACCAAACCGGCTGTTGCCTGGGAAGAAGCGCTGCCTCTCGGTAACGCGACTACAGGAGCTATGGTATTTGGCGGCGTTAATCATGAACGTTTTCAACTGAATGATCATAATCTTTGGTCGGGCTACCCCGAAGCGGGAAACAATCCTCAGGGGCCTGCGCATCTGCCCGAAGTACGTAAAGCTGTGTTTGATGGTGACTATGATAAGGCTGCCGCCATTTGGAAAAAGTACTTACAGGGGCCATATACCGCGCGGTATTTACCCTTGGGCGATCTGTTACTCGATTTTAACCCGGCCGACAGCACCTCCACTGATTATCATCGCGATCTTGATTTAAATAACGCGGTATCCACAGTAAGGTACAAGATTAACGGGGTTAATTTTTCGCGTGAAACATTTATAAGCTACCCTGACAAGGTAATGCTCGTGCGGATCACTGCCGATAAAAAGGGTGCTGTAAGCTTTACCGCTAACCTGCAAAGTAAATTACGCTTTAGTGTTGCGGCCGCCGGTGCTAATAAATTGATTTTGAATGGAAAGGCACCTACCTACGTGGCAAACCGCGATTATGAGCCCCGGCAAGTGATTTATGACGAGCCTAAATGCGAGGGTATGAATTTTCGCATCAACCTTAAAATAAAAAACCATGGCGGTAAAGTACGTGCCGTTAATAATGCGCTGCAGGTTAGTGGTGCAAATGAGGTTATCCTATATCTGACTGAGGCCACCAGTTTTAATGGCTTTAA from Mucilaginibacter sp. SJ includes:
- a CDS encoding glycoside hydrolase family 2 TIM barrel-domain containing protein — encoded protein: MIGVLSTNLLFAQQSTRLNTGWEFIQRDLGGIWEAIRPEDKGIPHDVPHWQQVTLPHCFNARDAVDPDVNYYQGPGWYRTQLSINNPYKGGRTLLHFEGAGQKTEVYVYNIKVGSHLGGYDEWTVDITKAIDDFKQTDICQTQFKGNVPVEIRCDNSRDLESIPSRLSDFTVYGGLYRYVNLVYVPAVSLDKVFVKAEVDKDGQQGRLNVGVRAYDPKNINSTEGDIRIIDPQGKVIQQSKYNLSSTAGQSSIGSFTVKKLQLWSPDHPVLYTVEVTARANGSTFTQREKIGFRNFEFVDHGPFMLNGKRLLLRGTHRHEDQAGVGAAMTEGMIRQEMQLMKDMGVNFIRLGHYQQSRIVLNLCDSLGILVWEEEPWCRGGLGGEVYKNQARQMLTNMIEQHYNHPAIILWGLGNENDWEGDFPEFDKAKIRAFMSEQNDLVHRLDPSRKTTIRRCDFCKDIVDVYSPSIWAGWYRGTYNEYKQTTLDEFNKVNHFFHAEWGGDSHALRHSEDPDKAFVNIKTGGGADERAGDASLSGGDSRVSKDGDWSESYICNLFDWHLKEQETMPWLTGSAFWVFKDFATPLRPDNPIPYMNQKGVLERDMTKKESYYVFQSYWTAKPMAHIYGHTWPVRWGNDGEQKVVKVYSNCETAELFLNGKSYGIKKRNSQDFPAAGLRWVVTFKKGSNNIRVVAKKGKVIVTDEITQAYQTDKWDKPAKLIVEKTADENGFATVQVKVLDKNGIQCLDAVNWISFSLSGDGILQDDLGTSSGARKVQAYNGRVIIKVQTQNGKSVVGVQSPGLQTVFINL